CTGGAAAATAAggcataaaactaaaaattcatCCACATCCACATATAAAAGCAAGGTCCAATGTAATATAAGCATAAGACTTGAGGAGCAGCTTAACATTAATTGAATGAACCGCTCATTAACTGAATACCTATCATTTGGCCAAGGTTAATTGGATACACCCCCTGCTAACCAAACATGTCAAGAAGAACAATAAAGTACAATAAGATGAAAATCTTGTGTTTCGTGAAGGCCATTCAAATCCATCGGGTTCACACATCAGCCATACAGATTAACCATAAAATCTAGTGCGGTGGCAATTAGCTAACCACCCAAGAAGAGAGATAGCAATCCCATGAAGAAGGAATAAATCTGGCACACTTAGGCTTTTGTGATGCACAAAGGAAACGCATAGAAAGGGGTGGGAGGGATATAAGAATGTAAATAGAACACAAGATTCTCAACAAAGCGACATTTAATAGTCCAAACCAAATATGATCAagtatttatatgtttttatctaATACTTAGTTCTTGTTCAACTTGTGCACTAATggaaattttaactttttaacaCGATCACCATTCAGTGCTGTAGTAACAAAGATAGCTTTAAAAGGGTGTTCCCAGCAGACAATGTTCCCTGCTATGCAAGGGTTTAGCGATGGCCATTTTTCTATACAACCTTGCCTTTTCTTTACAAAGAGGCTGTTTACATAACTCATCTCAAGACCTTCCAGTCAAAATAGAGGAACCTTCGCATTATTACCGAGGCCTGCCCCCAATTGTAAGCATGccttgattttcaaaaatcaaccATTATAAGAGAATCCTAAGAAGGGAACAAAAGAGAATCATAGCCAGGtagcacaaaataataaatgctCAATGTACGATAAAGTTGATTTTGGgtacaaaatcaagatgaaaaaTCAGAAAATTATTGATTCAGCACAGTTTTGGTTACTGTATTTACCAATTCGATTTTCCAGTTTTGTAACCGAATTGGCCGAAAACCAAAAGAACCAACCGAATGCTAGCCCCTGCCACAAATTTCTGATATCGGGGTACATTATTAGAATGTACTAACGTTAGAAGTGCAATAATGACACGCAGAAATAATGTAACAAATAAAGCTTATTtccaaaaccctaatcaaacgcAATGCAGTTCTCCAGAACTAGATCTAGTTCTTACTTAGACCTAcagataaaattttgaaatcgcACAAAGAACAGAGCCCAAATCACAAACCCTAATCAGGAGCAtcacaaatccaagagaaatCGTCGAGACAAATAGCTAATCAAAAGATCAAATCGTCGATCATCAAGAGGATCAAAGGGAATAAGAAGATCGAACCAGTAAAAGCCCGAGCAGCGTGCACAGATCCACATCGACGAACTCGGCATCAAAATTCTGAAGTTCTTCCGCCGCGGTCTCCGCGTTAGCGTGCCTGTCGCAGTACTGAATAACCCTTGCAAGGGTCTCACCCATAACGTTCGGTAAAAGAATAACCATATTTTGTGCCTCCATCGCCACACAATCCACCTGGAAGATCACGTTCTCGGAGCTCTTCAACGCGACCATCTTCGATGTCGAAATGGCTCCCGATTGGACCTGGTATTGAACGACAACCCAAAACCCTAGGAGGGAGAATAGAAGATGCAAGGAAAGTAGAGAGAGAACGATCGGAACTCAAAACGTTGAAGGGGTCGAAGCCGTCATTTATACAAGAAGTTTCGGTGGTGAAATTTCAAGGGAAgtttaaaaaattgagaaatatatTGTGTGTACTGTGCAAATGtaaagatatttattttatattctttaattatattattatttatttatttattacacatACGAATAAACCACTAAGTGCTTGCAGATAATCATTTTCGTTGGTATACTGATTTAAGCATCTGCGagtgatattatatataataatataatatatataaatatttatcatGTGGGCAGGGAGAACGATTCTCCCGCGCAAAGCTCTGTTTCGGATGTCTGATGTGCTGCCTCCCAcctttttaatttctaataatttcaattttgccattgtcattttctctctttctcaatgGCCCATTCTAACCCATGCAGGCAAATTAATTGCTCGTGTGAGCTGTGACGGGAAAGACAACCTTTCTCTCAATTTCACATGAGGCAATCAAATcactttttgattttgataattattgatttatatataatatagtatatataaattattaacaatGAATTAGTACTCAAAATCAGCtcaatatcaataatttaatatcaCACGCACTTgtgaaatattataaatatgagCAGCGATAATTTTGATTGGGAAGATAGAGTGACGATCGAAGAGGTGAAATGAAACAAAGACAACAAGATTAAAGCAGTAGCGAGGTAATAGTAACATTGACGAtcttaagaatatatatttttttcgaATTATTACtctacttatattttttttttcattttacattTACAATAATCAAATCGTGTCATTAAAATATTTCCTTATAATTGCCTAGAATTACCTATTATTCATTAATAGTcgtttgatttatttaaatttttaacattttgaacAAATTACTCAAATAGTTGTTTTCCTggcatttgaaaaaagaaatcgGCTTATGAGAAATTTAATTGAGTGGCTCATGGCTCActttttggtttgatttaagtatatatttagTCCCATCTTTATTTGATTAATCTAACAAACTGAGCAGTTCgatttcttttatgtttttcttttttcaaatatca
This window of the Diospyros lotus cultivar Yz01 chromosome 5, ASM1463336v1, whole genome shotgun sequence genome carries:
- the LOC127801985 gene encoding SKP1-like protein 1, yielding MVALKSSENVIFQVDCVAMEAQNMVILLPNVMGETLARVIQYCDRHANAETAAEELQNFDAEFVDVDLCTLLGLLLVSFTKDRELSLCDKAGFVDIMEVRGCSSNGCGHHRHC